The following are from one region of the Anomaloglossus baeobatrachus isolate aAnoBae1 chromosome 1, aAnoBae1.hap1, whole genome shotgun sequence genome:
- the KIAA0232 gene encoding uncharacterized protein KIAA0232 homolog, protein MRPICTVVDGLPSEGTLSSFPGPISVFEMSMLRALDPVQTWLGQELEKCGIDAMIYTRYVLSLLLHDSYDYDLQDQENDIFAGWEKGACKKWGKGKKKSSDLSMEEMKKQAAVQCLLSASDESSGIETLVEELFSKLKDLQSSQGDQLTTSKEDKNKVDGSLSPEATSSPARKDQAEMYYEAFPPLSEKPICLQEMMTVWNKTKICSYSSSSSSSTAPQTSTETPSPKNCHSESEAIMTHKNNAASNTVQGKNQPRKGKNEKENKFSNGAADEKANITKSVRHKSNGKARARSWSSGSSEAGSSSSGNRGELKTRFIKVRHKVREVRNKKGKTGPKVPSKNGERKYVAAGSGAVPVKPLCKKVKRQVKEYKEMDNEGNDVFKERRNKTEFREEPLWYTEPITEYLIPLNSKSKLETTYRKNRSWYDASEEMDELSEFVKDLHLNHSIHETYLAAGTFIEGHFVEMPAIITKLSDHTGTSNCSLLEDNYLDDVHPAELTHFYEVEIDQSMLDPGASEKTKGESRILNMIRQKSNLKSDLEAESCKALNDKESQGESAIWTESTSSIGAEGFFLQDHSRLAQFWESCSPSSSADADGESLGGDSPSTFSPFFDSTKLHTHTQAGNQDLFFDGNNSYFSVFEVQCSNSVFSMPRERGFNEQGKAESSSSTNGFGKTQSRLLIWTKNSAFDDNEQCSNISTRTCSPWSHSEGTRSDTEALNSYLEDYAQLNTDDTSYIIPTVTLSFQDDLPGVSPQSSYRTLGDEPVLVLGKKSKLESLCGIQLEQENEEISNTTEIEPEGGIPQPGYGSGVLKDLWTNAEEDPLFPLDVNAFGCHNANETEEANFQEPRKAVQRSEYHLWESQRHPAEKRAFLTCDASKVDSGDYMTPSKPWDINQTKANSFILGGVYGEFGNFNGEDEWSVVPQGPVKANLQDCAASDVVTIAGTDVFMTPGNSIAPGHRQLWRPFVSFEENEQNGDKAKGSSKGFSFILHENLLGTCENFQMQEPGMGYSFSSFDLNSRFSQVLHVECSFEPGNIVSSSPNSKTKALCSESEGDNGHPRICGVDRTQYRSIRISPRTHFRPISASELSPGVGSESDFESEKDEVAVPSLSEGEVFEDPQDDLKPLEEDAEKESNFYGKSELESGKFLPRLQKSGMEKSAQTSLDGQEEAFAVMPQEDQENLDFRIIESCESDVMANSKESCKIVELKSKADVKETPNTGGPLALGEEEGEYPSLSINLQGINAVNEKQCWWQKALYSPLISGSCCDPLYTDAKEEGCVDHKGGKDIPCAAWHPLEIEKTSACNKAKITIDFSGAVTSSCFRKIYSSDSTSSDTASEGGHEWADICREELFSRTQL, encoded by the exons AGCTCTGGAATTGAGACTTTAGTGGAGGAGCTCTTCTCCAAGCTGAAAGATCTCCAGAGTAGCCAAGGTGACCAGCTGACCACAAGTAAAG AAGACAAAAACAAAGTAGATGGATCGCTGTCACCAGAAGCCACTTCATCTCCAGCAAGAAAGGATCAGGCAGAAAT GTACTATGAAGCTTTTCCACCTCTTTCAGAAAAGCCAATTTGCCTGCAAGAAATGATGACTGTATGGAACAAGACAAAAATCTGCTCTTATTctagctcctcctcctcttccacggCCCCACAAACAAGCACCGAAACACCATCACCAAAGAATTGCCACAGCGAAAGTGAAGCGATAATGACCCACAAGAACAACGCAGCTTCTAACACTGTACAGGGAAAGAACCAACCGAGGAAAGGCAAGAACGAGAAAGAGAACAAGTTTAGCAATGGCGCAGCCGACGAGAAAGCGAACATTACAAAAAGTGTGAGGCATAAGTCAAACGGAAAAGCCCGCGCTCGATCCTGGTCATCCGGCTCAAGCGAAGCAGGATCAAGTTCAAGCGGTAATCGGGGCGAACTAAAAACGAGATTTATCAAAGTAAGGCATAAAGTTAGGGAGGTCCGGAACAAAAAGGGGAAAACTGGTCCAAAGGTTCCATCCAAAAACGGCGAGAGAAAGTACGTGGCGGCGGGAAGCGGAGCGGTGCCTGTGAAGCCACTCTGCAAGAAGGTAAAACGTCAAGTAAAAGAATATAAAGAAATGGATAATGAAGGAAATGATGTCTTTAAAGAAAGGAGAAATAAAACTGAATTTCGAGAGGAGCCCTTGTGGTATACGGAGCCAATAACCGAATACTTAATTCCTCTCAACAGTAAAAGTAAATTGGAAACTACGTATAGAAAGAACCGTAGCTGgtatgatgcgtctgaagagatggATGAGTTATCGGAGTTTGTTAAAGACCTTCATCTAAACCACAGTATCCATGAAACTTACCTCGCAGCGGGTACCTTCATCGAGGGCCACTTTGTAGAAATGCCTGCCATCATAACCAAGTTGAGTGATCACACAGGGACCTCAAACTGTTCTCTCCTGGAGGACAATTATTTGGATGATGTTCATCCTGCAGAACTCACACACTTCTATGAAGTCGAAATTGATCAATCCATGTTGGATCCTGGTGCCTCAGAGAAAACGAAAGGAGAAAGCCGAATCTTGAATATGATTCGTCAAAAAAGCAACCTAAAAAGCGATCTTGAGGCTGAATCTTGCAAAGCGTTAAACGACAAGGAGTCGCAAGGGGAGAGTGCAATATGGACAGAGTCAACCAGTTCTATTGGTGCTGAAGGCTTTTTCTTGCAAGATCATAGTAGACTAGCTCAATTTTGGGAGTCCTGTTCACCTTCAAGTTCAGCTGATGCAGACGGGGAGAGTTTGGGTGGGGACTCCCCAAGTACGTTCTCCCCTTTTTTCGACAGCACAAAGCTCCATACACACACGCAGGCAGGCAATCAAGATTTATTTTTTGATGGAAATAACTcttatttttcagtgtttgaagTGCAATGCAGTAATTCTGTATTCTCCATGCCCAGGGAGAGGGGGTTCAATGAGCAAGGTAAAGCAGAGTCTTCTTCCAGCACGAACGGGTTTGGGAAAACTCAATCGCGATTACTCATATGGACCAAAAATAGTGCCTTCGATGATAACGAACAGTGTTCGAACATTTCAACAAGAACGTGCAGTCCATGGTCGCATTCGGAGGGAACCCGCTCCGATACGGAAGCTCTCAACAGTTACTTAGAAGATTACGCTCAGTTGAACACCGACGATACCAGTTATATTATTCCCACAGTTACTTTAAGTTTCCAAGATGATCTTCCTGGTGTAAGCCCACAAAGTTCATACAGGACTTTAGGCGATGAGCCTGTGCTGGTCCTGGGCAAAAAATCCAAGTTGGAGTCACTTTGCGGCATTCAGCTAGAACAGGAAAACGAAGAAATATCCAACACTACAGAGATCGAACCCGAAGGTGGCATTCCTCAACCTGGATATGGCTCAGGAGTCCTCAAGGACTTGTGGACAAATGCTGAAGAAGATCCACTGTTTCCTCTCGACGTAAATGCATTTGGTTGTCACAACGCAAATGAGACCGAGGAAGCAAATTTTCAAGAGCCCAGGAAGGCCGTTCAGAGATCCGAATACCATCTTTGGGAAAGTCAAAGGCACCCGGCAGAAAAGCGGGCATTTCTCACCTGCGACGCGTCGAAGGTTGACAGTGGAGACTATATGACTCCCTCAAAACCCTGGGATATAAACCAAACTAAAGCAAATTCGTTCATTCTTGGAGGCGTCTACGGGGAATTCGGAAATTTTAATGGCGAAGATGAGTGGTCTGTGGTTCCACAGGGTCCAGTTAAAGCTAACTTACAGGATTGCGCTGCCTCAGATGTTGTTACAATAGCTGGTACTGATGTGTTCATGACCCCAGGGAACAGCATTGCTCCTGGGCATCGCCAACTATGGAGACCATTTGTTTCCTTTGAAGAAAATGAGCAAAATGGAGATAAAGCTAAAGGCTCAAGCAAGGGTTTTTCTTTTATATTGCACGAGAATTTGCTTGGCACATGTGAAAATTTTCAGATGCAGGAGCCAGGCATGGGCTACTCATTCTCATCTTTTGATTTGAACAGTAGATTTTCTCAAGTCCTTCACGTTGAGTGCTCCTTTGAACCCGGCAATATTGTCAGCAGTAGTCCTAATTCTAAAACTAAAGCCCTGTGCTCTGAGTCGGAGGGTGACAACGGCCACCCAAGGATTTGTGGCGTGGACAGAACGCAGTATAGATCCATAAGAATTTCTCCGCGCACTCACTTCCGCCCAATTTCTGCATCCGAGCTGTCTCCAGGTGTTGGGAGTGAGTCTGACTTTGAATCGGAGAAGGATGAGGTGGCTGTTCCTAGTCTTTCTGAAGGTGAGGTGTTTGAAGATCCACAGGACGATCTCAAACCTCTAGAAGAAGATGCGGAGAAGGAAAGTAATTTTTACGGAAAGTCTGAGCTCGAATCTGGGAAGTTTCTCCCTAGGTTACAAAAGTCCGGCATGGAAAAAAGTGCACAGACTTCTTTGGATGGTCAAGAGGAAGCCTTTGCTGTAATGCCTCAGGAGGACCAGGAGAACTTGGACTTTAGGATTATCGAGTCATGTGAAAGTGACGTGATGGCAAACTCCAAAGAAAGCTGCAAGATTGTGGAATTGAAAAGCAAAGCGGATGTTAAGGAAACCCCTAATACTGGAGGCCCTCTTGCATTaggagaagaggagggagag tatcCTTCTCTGAGCATCAACCTACAGGGCATAAATGCTGTTAACGAAAAGCAGTGCTGGTGGCAGAAGGCCCTGTACTCTCCATTAATCTCTGGATCCTGCTGTGACC CTCTCTACACTGATGCGAAGGAAGAAGGTTGTGTAGATCATAAAGGTGGGAAGGACATTCCCTGCGCTGCTTGGCATCCTCTTGAGATTGAGAAA aCATCTGCATGTAACAAAGCGAAAATCACCATTGACTTCAGTGGTGCGGTAACATCCAGTTGCTTCAGGAAGATCTACTCAAGCGACAGTACAAGCTCCGACACCGCGTCTGAGGGCGGACACGAATGGGCCGATATCTGCAGAGAGGAACTTTTTTCTCGCACTCAGCTGTGA